In Apium graveolens cultivar Ventura chromosome 10, ASM990537v1, whole genome shotgun sequence, the following are encoded in one genomic region:
- the LOC141690156 gene encoding isocitrate dehydrogenase [NAD] catalytic subunit 5, mitochondrial-like, which yields MASRIVKRVLQNRVGTIFSGAGALPSITRSFCSSSSSSDLITATLFPGDGIGPEIAESVKQVFRTAEVPIQWEEHFVGTEVDPRTQSFLTWESLESVRRNKIGLKGPMATPIGKGHRSLNLTLRKELNLYANVRPCYSLPGYKTRYDNVDLVTIRENTEGEYSGLEHQVVRGVVESIKIITRQASLRVAEYAFHYAKAHGRERVSAIHKANIMQKTDGLFLQCCREVAEKYPDIKYEEVVIDNCCMMLVKNPALFDVLVMPNLYGDIISDLCAGLIGGLGLTPSCNIGEGGIALAEAVHGSAPDIAGKNKANPTALLLSSVSMLRHLDLHDKADRIQNAILDTIAEGKYRTADLGGSSSTTDFTKAICDHL from the exons ATGGCATCTCGAATCGTTAAACGTGTTCTTCAAAACCGCGTCGGTACAATCTTCTCAGGCGCCGGCGCGTTGCCTTCAATCACCCGATCTTTctgttcttcttcttcttcctccgATCTCATCACCGCTACTCTTTTTCCCGGCGACGGTATCGGCCCCGAAATCGCCGAGTCCGTTAAACAG GTATTTAGGACTGCGGAGGTGCCAATTCAATGGGAAGAGCACTTTGTGGGGACAGAAGTGGATCCTAGGACTCAGAGTTTTCTGACATGGGAAAGTCTAGAATCAGTTAGAAGGAATAAGATCGGACTGAAAGGACCGATGGCTACTCCCATCGGGAAAGGGCATCGTTCTTTGAACCTTACACTGAGGAAAGAGCTAAACCTCTACGCCAATGTTAGGCCTTGTTACAGTCTCCCTGGCTACAAGACTCGTTATGATAATGTAGATCTCGTCACCATACGTGAAAACACTGAAGGAGAGTACAGTGGTCTCGAACATCAG GTCGTCAGGGGTGTAGTAGAAAGTATCAAGATTATTACTCGTCAGGCAAGTTTGAGGGTGGCTGAATATGCTTTTCACTATGCCAAGGCTCACGGGAGAGAGAGAGTATCCGCAATACACAAAGCAAACATCATGCAGAAAACTGATGGCCTTTTTCTCCAG TGTTGTAGGGAGGTTGCCGAGAAGTATCCTGATATAAAATACGAGGAAGTCGTTATTGACAATTGCTGTATGATG CTAGTCAAGAATCCAGCTCTTTTTGATGTCCTGGTGATGCCTAACCTTTATGGAGATATAATAAGTGACCTTTGTGCCGGTCTTATTGGAGGCTTGGGACTAACACCAAG CTGCAACATTGGCGAGGGCGGTATTGCTCTTGCGGAGGCTGTGCATGGTTCTGCGCCTGATATTGCTGGGAAG AACAAGGCAAATCCTACTGCACTGCTTTTGAGTTCTGTTTCGATGCTGCGCCATCTTGACCTTCATGATAAAGCTGATCGGATTCAAAATGCTATTCTCGACACAATTGCTGAAGGGAAGTACCGAACTGCTGACCTTGGTGGCTCTTCATCGACGACCGATTTCACAAAAGCAATATGTGATCATCTTTAA
- the LOC141692578 gene encoding uncharacterized protein LOC141692578 isoform X1 → MTVEKEKKLDGHAFRALFKHRARKTTRPVPDSVAELSVEVGASSQKQRVDSSIQNSYLQNGENNQDDDIGARAELPCCTKSKLFMDIKSQYHKCATCMNGGTLLDCSGQGCKRRFHLSCVNPPLSYVPPGVWHCAWCTDRKIKFGLHSVSEGIESIWDVREVLKNNKDTQRQKEYLVKYKALAHVHNRWMSEAQLKSEAPVFFTKFKKKNQIRKNNIEWTVPDRLLDRRLILLPENYSNVSDCHYEWLVKWKGLSYNQASWELENTSFMRTPGAMKLINSFEIRHKNSDRVLHSPEETELQGRQSTFTELSKLPLQGSPDICDFNLTYVNKLRESWHRGQHCLIIDNQERVVKVVLFILSIQRCQKQPFLIITTVSDLPLWEAQFSRWASGENIVVYMGNKDIRSTIKTLEFYNERGCIMFQVLITLPQVFAEDLEVLEAIKWEAIIIDECQRRSVSDCLTQLKMLAVNMRLFTASHEIEDRRFNYQAMLSLLDPEFDQPARQTEPNLEFCDLKERLAPFVTFECKYGMSKFAEYWVPVHLSNVQIEQYCEALLSNTVILCSNTKNDSVHSLRELLTSTRKCCDHPSLVDHSVQSFLAASLPDSEFDHLNIGVKISGKLQLLEKILTEAKKRSLKVLVMYQSLGGSGQIFSVGDILSDFVHQKFGQESYTRIDRDIIRLKKSGPNIINMEDSKFVCLIESRACSSRIKFSSLDTVVLFGSDWNPRSDLRALEKITINSKFDQIKVLRLYTSFTVEEQILVLAKQGVTLDSNVMNMGRSTCHGLLTWCAYYLFNKLNIFHNCDLPFPLLNDESQQSLLDDVLHELLAILPQKIEHSDTVECSIISYVQQIEGAYKSNTMLFGEKEFVAMQNYTVIKQVMDEEPPHVLWSNLLEGREHKWKFLPEQSPRKRKKVKYSLDLPEEFETQVISSETKCGREISKTVKRIDLNTRLKINRKVPAPNKKTQLTGTENWKDLNTRLKNNRKVPAPNKKTQLTGTENRIDLNIRLKNNRKVLAPNKKTQLAGMLKHILGNTFKRSPRSTRRMRAVNHASKSSSTQRGSNSFSRKLRGDEVALGDPEMHDVNHASSPFSYQSSSHPLHQQHCSPNPPLEVRGQPIVELSKLPSDVLPAPTLPPQMSTEIIFEYCNNNPQHPMTSEALQCTPLQMELERGKQCIEQAKKIHEDMKMRLISDRDKEKAELDNKYNLLFQQAELTSKRHMHDLKTRYAKLCRTEILAKTFQQMNPGNQYSSLVPPKEGQLVSVTTPVPAVHDQSFKDPHMISSYVPQLGNMVNQTPNFHPAAEITIPRTQQSWIDPRMNSLPPVTPSAEAVILPSPVHCGTRNMPRILMSSAGHVTDLQENPAMQSGLYARNQFRNNAPAPHLRYSRPSCIPISNLPTYPNLIPNSLLLGNQHSTPVQSGSLLDIFNQRAEGSTAELPELPQQLDSSNFFFPGF, encoded by the exons ATGACGGTGGAGAAGGAAAAGAAGTTAGATGGCCATGCATTCAGAGCCTTGTTCAAACATAGGGCTAGAAAAACTACGCGACCAG TGCCTGATAGTGTAGCGGAACTTTCAGTTGAAGTCGGTGCGTCTTCTCAGAAACAAAG GGTGGATTCAAGTATTCAAAATTCTTACTTGCAGAATGGTGAAAATAATCAGGAT GATGACATAGGAGCTAGGGCAGAGCTTCCGTGTTGCACCAAGTCTAAACTATTTATGGATATCAAAAGTCAGTACCATAAATGTGCAACTTGCATGAATGGTGGGACGCTTCT GGACTGCAGTGGACAAGGTTGCAAAAGAAGATTCCACCTTTCCTGCGTCAATCCTCCTTTATCGTATGTCCCTCCCGGAGTTTGGCACTGTGCGTGGTGTACAGATCGAAAAATTAAATTTGGTCTGCATTCTGTGTCTGAAGGAATAGAATCTATCTGGGATGTTAGAGaggttttaaaaaataataaag ATACGCAGAGGCAGAAAGAATATTTGGTGAAGTATAAAGCTCTTGCACACGTCCACAACCGTTGGATGTCAGAGGCACAACTAAAATCTGAAGCTCCAGTTTTTTTCacaaaatttaagaaaaaaaaccAG ATCAGAAAGAATAATATAGAGTGGACTGTACCAGATCGTTTGCTCGATAGAAGATTGATTTTACTGCCAGAAAATTACAGTAATGTTTCAGATTGCCACTATGAGTGGCTTGTGAAATGGAAAGGTCTTAGTTACAATCAAGCTTCGTGGGAATTGGAGAATACTTCATTTATGAGGACTCCTGGGGCTATGAAGCTCATAAATAGTTTTGAGATTCGTCATAAGAACTCTGACAGAGTCTTGCATTCTCCCGAAGAAACTGAG CTGCAGGGAAGACAAAGCACCTTCACTGAACTGTCAAAGTTACCACTTCAGGGTTCACCTGATATATGTGACTTCAATCTTACTTACGTCAACAAACTTCGTGAATCTTGGCACAGAGGACAGCACTGTCTTATCATTGACAATCAG GAAAGAGTCGTGAAAGTGGTTTTATTCATACTATCTATCCAGAGATGTCAGAAGCAGCCTTTTCTTATTATAACTACAGTAAGTGATCTACCATTGTGGGAAGCACAGTTTTCTCGTTGGGCATCAGGTGAAAATATAGTAGTATACATGGGGAATAAAGACATTCGTTCTactatcaagaccttggaatTTTACAATGAACGTGGTTGTATAATGTTCCAAGTTCTTATAACACTTCCTCAAGTTTTTGCTGAG GATCTGGAGGTCTTGGAAGCCATAAAGTGGGAAGCCATAATAATAGACGAGTGCCAACGACGCAGTGTTTCGGATTGCTTGACACAACTTAAGATGCTAGCTGTTAATATGAGGCTGTTCACTGCCAGTCATGAAATAGAG GATAGAAGGTTCAACTACCAAGCTATGCTTTCCTTGCTTGATCCAGAATTTGACCAACCTGCACGACAAACTGAGCCAAATCTTGAATTTTGTGATTTAAAAGAAAGATTAGCACCTTTTGTTACCTTCGAGTGCAAGTATGGCATGTCCAAGTTTGCTGAATACTGGGTTCCTGTTCATCTTTCTAATGTGCAAATTGAGCAGTACTGTGAGGCACTTCTTTCTAACACCGTGATACTTTGTTCAAATACCAAAAATGATTCTGTTCATTCTCTTCGTGAGCTTCTCACTTCTACCAGAAAG TGCTGCGACCACCCTTCTCTGGTTGATCATTCTGTGCAAAGTTTTCTTGCAGCTAGTCTTCCTGATTCTGAATTCGACCATTTGAACATCGGTGTAAAAATCAGTGGCAAGCTAcaacttcttgaaaaaatccttACTGAGGCTAAGAAGCGTTCACTTAAAGTACTTGTCATGTATCAG TCTCTTGGAGGTTCTGGACAAATTTTTTCGGTTGGAGATATTTTGTCTGACTTTGTTCATCAAAAATTTGGCCAAGAGTCTTATACAAGAATTGATAGAGATATAATTCGATTAAAGAAGTCTGGACCTAATATTATCAACATGGAAGATAGTAAGTTTGTCTGTTTGATCGAAAGCCGTGCATGTAGTTCACGCATCAAATTTTCATCTCTGGACACGGTTGTTCTATTTGGCAGTGACTGGAACCCAAGAAGTGACTTGCGAGCCCTGGAAAAGATCACTATTAATTCAAAGTTTGATCAAATCAAAGTCTTGCGCTTGTATACATCTTTTACTGTGGAAGAACAAATACTTGTTTTGGCGAAACAAGGGGTGACACTTGATAGCAATGTTATGAATATGGGCCGAAGTACTTGTCATGGCCTGCTAACTTGGTGTGCCTACTACCTATTCAATAAGCTTAATATCTTCCATAACTGTGATTTGCCTTTTCCACTGTTGAATGATGAATCTCAACAGTCTCTGTTGGACGATGTCTTACATGAGTTGTTGGCCATATTACCCCAGAAAATTGAGCATTCTGATACAGTTGAATGTTCAATCATTTCATATGTACAGCAGATTGAAGGAGCATATAAAAGTAATACTATGTTGTTTGGGGAAAAGGAATTTGTGGCGATGCAAAACTATACTGTGATAAAGCAAGTGATGGATGAAGAACCACCACATGTCCTTTGGTCAAACCTTCTTGAAGGAAGGGAGCACAAGTGGAAGTTTCTACCTGAGCAGTCACCGAGAAAAAGGAAAAAGGTCAAATATTCTTTGGACTTGCCAGAAGAATTTGAAACTCAAGTAATTTCTTCCGAAACAAAATGTGGCAGGGAAATTAGTAAAACAGTAAAAAGGATAGATTTAAATACAAGGTTGAAGATTAACAGGAAGGTACCTGCTCCAAATAAGAAAACCCAGTTGACAGGTACAGAAAACTGGAAAGATTTAAATACAAGGTTGAAGAATAACAGGAAGGTACCTGCTCCAAATAAGAAAACCCAATTGACAGGTACAGAAAACCGGATAGATTTAAATATAAGGTTGAAGAATAACAGGAAGGTACTTGCTCCAAATAAGAAAACCCAATTGGCAG GAATGTTAAAGCATATACTGGGCAACACTTTCAAAAGATCTCCACGTTCAACAAGGCGTATGCGTGCTGTCAATCATGCAAGTAAGTCTTCATCCACACAACGTGGGTCTAATAGTTTTTCGAGAAAGCTCAGAGGAGATGAAGTGGCCCTAGGAGATCCTGAGATGCATGATGTAAATCATGCAAGTAGCCCTTTTTCATATCAATCAAGTTCACATCCGTTACACCAG CAACATTGCTCCCCAAATCCACCTCTCGAAGTTCGAGGACAGCCAATTGTAGAGTTGTCAAAGCTACCTTCAGATGTGCTTCCTGCCCCAACTTTGCCTCCACAAATGTCCACAGAAATCATTTTTGAATACTGTAACAATAATCCACAACACCCCATGACATCTGAGGCACTTCAATGCACACCACTTCAGATGGAACTGGAAAGGGGAAAACAGTGTATTGAGCAAGCTAAAAAGATACACGAAGATATG AAAATGAGACTCATTTCCGACCGCGACAAAGAGAAAGCTGAGTTAGATAATAAATATAATTTGCTGTTTCAGCAAGCTGAGTTAACTTCGAAGAGGCACATGCATGATCTGAAAACACGCTATGCAAAGCTTTGCAGAACCGAGATATTGGCCAAGACGTTTCAACAGATGAATCCTGGCAACCAATATTCGTCGCTAGTACCACCAAAGGAAG GTCAGCTTGTGTCAGTGACTACCCCAGTGCCAGCAGTTCACGATCAGTCTTTCAAGGATCCGCACATGATTTCCAGCTACGTGCCCCAATTAGGTAATATGGTGAATCAGACACCGAATTTTCACCCTGCTGCAGAAATTACAATTCCAAGAACTCAACAATCTTGGATTGATCCGCGAATGAATAGTCTACCACCTGTGACCCCATCAGCGGAGGCAGTGATCCTTCCATCACCAGTTCATTGTGGGACTAGGAACATGCCTCGGATTCTAATGTCTTCAGCAGGTCATGTAACTGATTTGCAAGAAAATCCGGCCATGCAGTCTGGTTTATATGCTCGAAATCAATTCCGCAACAATGCCCCTGCTCCCCACCTTAGATATAGTAGACCGTCATGTATACCTATTTCCAATCTTCCGACCTACCCAAACCTAATACCAAACTCACTGTTGCTTGGTAATCAACATTCAACTCCTGTACAATCTGGATCATTACTGGATATATTTAATCAGAGAGCAGAGGGATCAACAGCTGAGCTGCCTGAGCTGCCGCAGCAACTAGATTCTAGCAATTTCTTTTTTCCAGGCTTCTAA
- the LOC141692578 gene encoding uncharacterized protein LOC141692578 isoform X2, whose protein sequence is MTVEKEKKLDGHAFRALFKHRARKTTRPVPDSVAELSVEVGASSQKQRVDSSIQNSYLQNGENNQDDDIGARAELPCCTKSKLFMDIKSQYHKCATCMNGGTLLDCSGQGCKRRFHLSCVNPPLSYVPPGVWHCAWCTDRKIKFGLHSVSEGIESIWDVREVLKNNKDTQRQKEYLVKYKALAHVHNRWMSEAQLKSEAPVFFTKFKKKNQIRKNNIEWTVPDRLLDRRLILLPENYSNVSDCHYEWLVKWKGLSYNQASWELENTSFMRTPGAMKLINSFEIRHKNSDRVLHSPEETEGRQSTFTELSKLPLQGSPDICDFNLTYVNKLRESWHRGQHCLIIDNQERVVKVVLFILSIQRCQKQPFLIITTVSDLPLWEAQFSRWASGENIVVYMGNKDIRSTIKTLEFYNERGCIMFQVLITLPQVFAEDLEVLEAIKWEAIIIDECQRRSVSDCLTQLKMLAVNMRLFTASHEIEDRRFNYQAMLSLLDPEFDQPARQTEPNLEFCDLKERLAPFVTFECKYGMSKFAEYWVPVHLSNVQIEQYCEALLSNTVILCSNTKNDSVHSLRELLTSTRKCCDHPSLVDHSVQSFLAASLPDSEFDHLNIGVKISGKLQLLEKILTEAKKRSLKVLVMYQSLGGSGQIFSVGDILSDFVHQKFGQESYTRIDRDIIRLKKSGPNIINMEDSKFVCLIESRACSSRIKFSSLDTVVLFGSDWNPRSDLRALEKITINSKFDQIKVLRLYTSFTVEEQILVLAKQGVTLDSNVMNMGRSTCHGLLTWCAYYLFNKLNIFHNCDLPFPLLNDESQQSLLDDVLHELLAILPQKIEHSDTVECSIISYVQQIEGAYKSNTMLFGEKEFVAMQNYTVIKQVMDEEPPHVLWSNLLEGREHKWKFLPEQSPRKRKKVKYSLDLPEEFETQVISSETKCGREISKTVKRIDLNTRLKINRKVPAPNKKTQLTGTENWKDLNTRLKNNRKVPAPNKKTQLTGTENRIDLNIRLKNNRKVLAPNKKTQLAGMLKHILGNTFKRSPRSTRRMRAVNHASKSSSTQRGSNSFSRKLRGDEVALGDPEMHDVNHASSPFSYQSSSHPLHQQHCSPNPPLEVRGQPIVELSKLPSDVLPAPTLPPQMSTEIIFEYCNNNPQHPMTSEALQCTPLQMELERGKQCIEQAKKIHEDMKMRLISDRDKEKAELDNKYNLLFQQAELTSKRHMHDLKTRYAKLCRTEILAKTFQQMNPGNQYSSLVPPKEGQLVSVTTPVPAVHDQSFKDPHMISSYVPQLGNMVNQTPNFHPAAEITIPRTQQSWIDPRMNSLPPVTPSAEAVILPSPVHCGTRNMPRILMSSAGHVTDLQENPAMQSGLYARNQFRNNAPAPHLRYSRPSCIPISNLPTYPNLIPNSLLLGNQHSTPVQSGSLLDIFNQRAEGSTAELPELPQQLDSSNFFFPGF, encoded by the exons ATGACGGTGGAGAAGGAAAAGAAGTTAGATGGCCATGCATTCAGAGCCTTGTTCAAACATAGGGCTAGAAAAACTACGCGACCAG TGCCTGATAGTGTAGCGGAACTTTCAGTTGAAGTCGGTGCGTCTTCTCAGAAACAAAG GGTGGATTCAAGTATTCAAAATTCTTACTTGCAGAATGGTGAAAATAATCAGGAT GATGACATAGGAGCTAGGGCAGAGCTTCCGTGTTGCACCAAGTCTAAACTATTTATGGATATCAAAAGTCAGTACCATAAATGTGCAACTTGCATGAATGGTGGGACGCTTCT GGACTGCAGTGGACAAGGTTGCAAAAGAAGATTCCACCTTTCCTGCGTCAATCCTCCTTTATCGTATGTCCCTCCCGGAGTTTGGCACTGTGCGTGGTGTACAGATCGAAAAATTAAATTTGGTCTGCATTCTGTGTCTGAAGGAATAGAATCTATCTGGGATGTTAGAGaggttttaaaaaataataaag ATACGCAGAGGCAGAAAGAATATTTGGTGAAGTATAAAGCTCTTGCACACGTCCACAACCGTTGGATGTCAGAGGCACAACTAAAATCTGAAGCTCCAGTTTTTTTCacaaaatttaagaaaaaaaaccAG ATCAGAAAGAATAATATAGAGTGGACTGTACCAGATCGTTTGCTCGATAGAAGATTGATTTTACTGCCAGAAAATTACAGTAATGTTTCAGATTGCCACTATGAGTGGCTTGTGAAATGGAAAGGTCTTAGTTACAATCAAGCTTCGTGGGAATTGGAGAATACTTCATTTATGAGGACTCCTGGGGCTATGAAGCTCATAAATAGTTTTGAGATTCGTCATAAGAACTCTGACAGAGTCTTGCATTCTCCCGAAGAAACTGAG GGAAGACAAAGCACCTTCACTGAACTGTCAAAGTTACCACTTCAGGGTTCACCTGATATATGTGACTTCAATCTTACTTACGTCAACAAACTTCGTGAATCTTGGCACAGAGGACAGCACTGTCTTATCATTGACAATCAG GAAAGAGTCGTGAAAGTGGTTTTATTCATACTATCTATCCAGAGATGTCAGAAGCAGCCTTTTCTTATTATAACTACAGTAAGTGATCTACCATTGTGGGAAGCACAGTTTTCTCGTTGGGCATCAGGTGAAAATATAGTAGTATACATGGGGAATAAAGACATTCGTTCTactatcaagaccttggaatTTTACAATGAACGTGGTTGTATAATGTTCCAAGTTCTTATAACACTTCCTCAAGTTTTTGCTGAG GATCTGGAGGTCTTGGAAGCCATAAAGTGGGAAGCCATAATAATAGACGAGTGCCAACGACGCAGTGTTTCGGATTGCTTGACACAACTTAAGATGCTAGCTGTTAATATGAGGCTGTTCACTGCCAGTCATGAAATAGAG GATAGAAGGTTCAACTACCAAGCTATGCTTTCCTTGCTTGATCCAGAATTTGACCAACCTGCACGACAAACTGAGCCAAATCTTGAATTTTGTGATTTAAAAGAAAGATTAGCACCTTTTGTTACCTTCGAGTGCAAGTATGGCATGTCCAAGTTTGCTGAATACTGGGTTCCTGTTCATCTTTCTAATGTGCAAATTGAGCAGTACTGTGAGGCACTTCTTTCTAACACCGTGATACTTTGTTCAAATACCAAAAATGATTCTGTTCATTCTCTTCGTGAGCTTCTCACTTCTACCAGAAAG TGCTGCGACCACCCTTCTCTGGTTGATCATTCTGTGCAAAGTTTTCTTGCAGCTAGTCTTCCTGATTCTGAATTCGACCATTTGAACATCGGTGTAAAAATCAGTGGCAAGCTAcaacttcttgaaaaaatccttACTGAGGCTAAGAAGCGTTCACTTAAAGTACTTGTCATGTATCAG TCTCTTGGAGGTTCTGGACAAATTTTTTCGGTTGGAGATATTTTGTCTGACTTTGTTCATCAAAAATTTGGCCAAGAGTCTTATACAAGAATTGATAGAGATATAATTCGATTAAAGAAGTCTGGACCTAATATTATCAACATGGAAGATAGTAAGTTTGTCTGTTTGATCGAAAGCCGTGCATGTAGTTCACGCATCAAATTTTCATCTCTGGACACGGTTGTTCTATTTGGCAGTGACTGGAACCCAAGAAGTGACTTGCGAGCCCTGGAAAAGATCACTATTAATTCAAAGTTTGATCAAATCAAAGTCTTGCGCTTGTATACATCTTTTACTGTGGAAGAACAAATACTTGTTTTGGCGAAACAAGGGGTGACACTTGATAGCAATGTTATGAATATGGGCCGAAGTACTTGTCATGGCCTGCTAACTTGGTGTGCCTACTACCTATTCAATAAGCTTAATATCTTCCATAACTGTGATTTGCCTTTTCCACTGTTGAATGATGAATCTCAACAGTCTCTGTTGGACGATGTCTTACATGAGTTGTTGGCCATATTACCCCAGAAAATTGAGCATTCTGATACAGTTGAATGTTCAATCATTTCATATGTACAGCAGATTGAAGGAGCATATAAAAGTAATACTATGTTGTTTGGGGAAAAGGAATTTGTGGCGATGCAAAACTATACTGTGATAAAGCAAGTGATGGATGAAGAACCACCACATGTCCTTTGGTCAAACCTTCTTGAAGGAAGGGAGCACAAGTGGAAGTTTCTACCTGAGCAGTCACCGAGAAAAAGGAAAAAGGTCAAATATTCTTTGGACTTGCCAGAAGAATTTGAAACTCAAGTAATTTCTTCCGAAACAAAATGTGGCAGGGAAATTAGTAAAACAGTAAAAAGGATAGATTTAAATACAAGGTTGAAGATTAACAGGAAGGTACCTGCTCCAAATAAGAAAACCCAGTTGACAGGTACAGAAAACTGGAAAGATTTAAATACAAGGTTGAAGAATAACAGGAAGGTACCTGCTCCAAATAAGAAAACCCAATTGACAGGTACAGAAAACCGGATAGATTTAAATATAAGGTTGAAGAATAACAGGAAGGTACTTGCTCCAAATAAGAAAACCCAATTGGCAG GAATGTTAAAGCATATACTGGGCAACACTTTCAAAAGATCTCCACGTTCAACAAGGCGTATGCGTGCTGTCAATCATGCAAGTAAGTCTTCATCCACACAACGTGGGTCTAATAGTTTTTCGAGAAAGCTCAGAGGAGATGAAGTGGCCCTAGGAGATCCTGAGATGCATGATGTAAATCATGCAAGTAGCCCTTTTTCATATCAATCAAGTTCACATCCGTTACACCAG CAACATTGCTCCCCAAATCCACCTCTCGAAGTTCGAGGACAGCCAATTGTAGAGTTGTCAAAGCTACCTTCAGATGTGCTTCCTGCCCCAACTTTGCCTCCACAAATGTCCACAGAAATCATTTTTGAATACTGTAACAATAATCCACAACACCCCATGACATCTGAGGCACTTCAATGCACACCACTTCAGATGGAACTGGAAAGGGGAAAACAGTGTATTGAGCAAGCTAAAAAGATACACGAAGATATG AAAATGAGACTCATTTCCGACCGCGACAAAGAGAAAGCTGAGTTAGATAATAAATATAATTTGCTGTTTCAGCAAGCTGAGTTAACTTCGAAGAGGCACATGCATGATCTGAAAACACGCTATGCAAAGCTTTGCAGAACCGAGATATTGGCCAAGACGTTTCAACAGATGAATCCTGGCAACCAATATTCGTCGCTAGTACCACCAAAGGAAG GTCAGCTTGTGTCAGTGACTACCCCAGTGCCAGCAGTTCACGATCAGTCTTTCAAGGATCCGCACATGATTTCCAGCTACGTGCCCCAATTAGGTAATATGGTGAATCAGACACCGAATTTTCACCCTGCTGCAGAAATTACAATTCCAAGAACTCAACAATCTTGGATTGATCCGCGAATGAATAGTCTACCACCTGTGACCCCATCAGCGGAGGCAGTGATCCTTCCATCACCAGTTCATTGTGGGACTAGGAACATGCCTCGGATTCTAATGTCTTCAGCAGGTCATGTAACTGATTTGCAAGAAAATCCGGCCATGCAGTCTGGTTTATATGCTCGAAATCAATTCCGCAACAATGCCCCTGCTCCCCACCTTAGATATAGTAGACCGTCATGTATACCTATTTCCAATCTTCCGACCTACCCAAACCTAATACCAAACTCACTGTTGCTTGGTAATCAACATTCAACTCCTGTACAATCTGGATCATTACTGGATATATTTAATCAGAGAGCAGAGGGATCAACAGCTGAGCTGCCTGAGCTGCCGCAGCAACTAGATTCTAGCAATTTCTTTTTTCCAGGCTTCTAA